The Spirosoma oryzicola genome has a window encoding:
- a CDS encoding polysaccharide deacetylase family protein: MKTLLLFSLLFCVKGLAFAQQPDWHGKKCAVALTYDDGLQVHLDNVIPVLDSLNLKGTFYLAGNFPGVKARLNDWKKAANRGHELGNHTLFHPCAGGRPGREWVNPTYDLTTYTLPRIVDEIKMTNTLLQAIDGKTSRTFAFPCGDRMIGDKNYYDVVKADFIAARGVTSEMRKASEIDLGNVGCYAMNGQSGEEMIALVKQAMSTNSVLVFLFHGVGGEHNLNVNLSEHNKLVRFLKQHEGNVWVAPFIDVAQSIKSVQAKR; the protein is encoded by the coding sequence ATGAAAACACTACTATTATTTAGCTTACTATTTTGCGTTAAAGGTTTGGCGTTTGCGCAACAACCGGACTGGCACGGCAAGAAATGCGCGGTGGCGCTAACCTATGACGACGGACTACAAGTTCATTTAGACAATGTGATTCCCGTGCTGGATTCCCTGAATCTGAAAGGCACTTTTTATTTAGCTGGTAACTTTCCGGGCGTTAAAGCCAGACTGAACGACTGGAAAAAAGCAGCTAATCGTGGGCACGAATTAGGAAATCATACCTTATTTCATCCCTGCGCCGGTGGTCGGCCAGGCCGCGAATGGGTTAATCCTACGTATGATCTGACGACCTACACGTTGCCGCGAATCGTGGATGAGATCAAAATGACCAATACACTACTTCAAGCCATTGATGGCAAAACAAGTCGCACCTTTGCCTTTCCTTGTGGTGATCGAATGATTGGAGATAAAAATTACTATGACGTTGTGAAGGCTGATTTTATTGCGGCTCGTGGTGTCACCAGCGAAATGCGGAAAGCGTCAGAAATTGATCTCGGCAACGTTGGCTGTTACGCCATGAACGGTCAGTCCGGCGAGGAGATGATTGCTTTGGTGAAACAAGCGATGAGCACAAACTCCGTATTGGTATTTCTATTCCACGGTGTTGGCGGTGAACACAACCTCAATGTCAACCTGTCTGAACACAACAAACTAGTTCGTTTTTTGAAACAGCACGAAGGCAATGTTTGGGTCGCTCCTTTTATTGACGTTGCTCAATCTATAAAGAGCGTTCAGGCAAAACGGTAA
- a CDS encoding mechanosensitive ion channel family protein, with protein sequence MISLFVMLNQLTPSCCRGAVVKRCFLSFLLSVFVLLAAVPVVAQDSIRDNVPTQTIPDTLLFKIQKAQSVITEIKAANKRGYGVARVRAGLADVKTNIAPVTADINAQNKAIDAKTLSNYSLLLNDALDKLSNWRTTLSKTNNDLQSRLDRVVALSNDSLLTVAGNDTTDRKLYADQLSGLRVQLQEAGTRTSAQLDTVSRLLADVSGTYLNISALQTNINERVQKSNENAFQRESPYIWDAPASLSASSVQEVLTSSYQGQNKILKYFFASSWDNRFLLILLSIGFFVWVFTNFKKANNPALSEKLGELQYENIRPIPIVASLIVLLNLTPLFEPNSPSLYIELTQFLLLVALTVHLWKRFSKEDLRMWLLNVALYVLLVITNTLVGDSLIMRLWLIVLNVGFIYIGVAFFKRLQRRHISDRIIRPVIRLYLVLQLLAIVLNVFGRISLAQTFAITAVVGLVQITGLGVFIEIVLEALDLQIKISTSSAGIFSRVNVEHTRRSFKKGLAFVAVALWLLVFFINLGIADGIFNFIYQILIRPRSFGSISFTLSNLLSFSVIVYLASLLQKNIGLLFGESQLPAANGEIDQVSSVLALIRLVIIVAGVFLAVAASGISIDKLTVVLGALSVGIGLGMQNIVSNFVSGIILVFEKPFRIGDYVELADKKGRIRDIGIRSSKMITSQGSEVIIPNGDLLSNRLVNWTSSDTYLKTEFTLKVSADTDLQAIKEIIRKETSEIDGAIKTMPPDVVVTAIGPDNVELKVVVWISSIYSEASVKSQLLQNLLSDFKEANIKLV encoded by the coding sequence ATGATTTCCCTGTTTGTTATGCTTAATCAGTTAACTCCTTCTTGCTGCCGTGGTGCTGTCGTTAAACGTTGTTTTTTATCGTTTCTACTGAGCGTTTTTGTCTTGTTAGCGGCTGTGCCGGTTGTAGCTCAGGATTCGATACGAGACAACGTGCCAACCCAGACTATTCCGGATACGCTTTTGTTTAAGATACAAAAAGCACAGTCTGTAATCACGGAAATAAAGGCAGCCAACAAGAGAGGCTACGGCGTAGCTCGTGTGCGGGCTGGACTGGCCGACGTAAAAACGAACATAGCACCGGTTACGGCTGATATAAATGCGCAAAACAAAGCAATCGATGCAAAAACGCTCTCGAACTACAGTCTACTCCTGAACGATGCGCTGGATAAACTGTCAAACTGGCGAACGACGCTTTCTAAAACTAATAACGATTTACAAAGCAGACTTGACCGGGTAGTTGCCCTTAGTAACGATTCACTGCTAACGGTAGCTGGCAACGACACCACGGATAGAAAGCTATATGCCGATCAGTTATCAGGTCTTCGGGTACAGTTGCAGGAGGCCGGTACGCGCACCAGCGCCCAACTGGATACCGTAAGCCGACTACTGGCCGATGTATCGGGAACGTATCTAAACATCAGCGCGCTGCAAACGAACATTAACGAGCGGGTACAAAAGTCAAATGAGAACGCGTTTCAGCGTGAGTCGCCTTATATCTGGGATGCACCGGCATCACTCAGCGCGAGTAGTGTACAGGAAGTACTGACGTCAAGTTATCAGGGGCAGAACAAAATTCTGAAGTACTTTTTTGCTTCCAGTTGGGACAATCGTTTTCTGCTGATACTGCTATCAATAGGGTTTTTTGTGTGGGTGTTCACTAATTTCAAGAAGGCAAATAATCCTGCTCTAAGCGAAAAACTGGGCGAACTTCAGTACGAAAATATAAGACCCATACCCATTGTTGCTTCCTTAATTGTTCTACTCAACTTAACTCCGCTGTTTGAGCCTAATTCGCCTTCCCTGTACATCGAACTTACCCAGTTTCTATTGTTGGTAGCGTTGACCGTGCATTTATGGAAGCGGTTTTCGAAAGAAGATTTACGGATGTGGCTACTGAACGTAGCCTTATATGTCTTGTTAGTCATTACCAACACCTTGGTAGGCGACTCGCTTATCATGCGCCTTTGGCTTATCGTTTTAAACGTCGGATTTATTTACATCGGTGTTGCTTTTTTCAAGCGATTGCAGCGCAGGCATATTAGTGATCGGATCATCCGGCCTGTAATCAGGCTCTATCTGGTACTTCAGCTACTCGCTATTGTGTTAAACGTTTTTGGACGTATCAGCCTGGCCCAAACGTTCGCTATTACGGCGGTGGTTGGGCTGGTGCAAATTACTGGATTGGGTGTATTCATTGAAATTGTGCTGGAAGCGCTGGATTTACAGATCAAAATAAGCACCAGTTCGGCGGGCATTTTTTCTCGGGTGAACGTAGAGCATACGCGCCGTTCCTTTAAAAAGGGCTTGGCTTTTGTTGCTGTTGCACTGTGGTTGCTGGTCTTTTTTATCAACCTGGGCATTGCCGATGGGATCTTTAATTTTATCTATCAGATACTGATCAGACCCCGATCCTTCGGTAGCATCAGCTTTACCCTAAGCAATCTACTGTCGTTCTCGGTGATCGTTTATTTGGCTAGCCTGTTACAAAAAAATATCGGCTTGCTGTTTGGCGAAAGTCAGTTGCCAGCTGCCAATGGGGAAATCGATCAGGTGAGTTCTGTGTTGGCTTTGATTCGTCTGGTTATCATCGTAGCCGGGGTATTTTTAGCCGTTGCGGCATCGGGTATTTCGATTGATAAATTGACGGTAGTATTGGGAGCGCTTAGTGTAGGTATCGGTCTGGGTATGCAAAACATCGTAAGCAATTTTGTTTCGGGAATCATATTAGTTTTTGAGAAACCGTTCCGGATAGGAGACTACGTTGAACTGGCGGACAAAAAAGGTCGTATTCGGGATATCGGCATTCGTTCCAGCAAGATGATCACATCGCAAGGTTCAGAAGTTATTATACCGAATGGCGATTTATTATCGAATCGATTGGTTAACTGGACCTCAAGCGATACGTACCTGAAAACGGAATTTACGCTCAAAGTGAGTGCCGACACGGACTTGCAGGCCATTAAGGAAATTATTAGAAAAGAAACGAGTGAGATCGACGGGGCTATAAAAACCATGCCACCGGATGTGGTTGTGACGGCCATCGGACCCGATAATGTCGAGTTGAAAGTAGTGGTCTGGATTAGCAGTATCTACTCGGAGGCCAGCGTGAAAAGCCAGTTGCTACAGAATTTATTGTCTGATTTTAAAGAAGCAAACATCAAATTAGTGTAG
- a CDS encoding DedA family protein produces MSFEELMLTYGYPILFLGVMLEGEAFLIAGAYLAHRGYFSLPAVIGIAVLSSFVVTQIYFYLGHRYGRTFIEKRPRWQQRFDRVERLLHKYGAGLLLVFRALYGLRAVIPAAVGLSGYPLVKFLVLNAVGALVWALVIALAGNGIAQVAEELFHEIRYHERTVFFVVAGLGVLWGLYQLYRQPMLKKSARQ; encoded by the coding sequence ATGTCGTTTGAAGAATTGATGTTGACCTATGGTTATCCGATTCTGTTTTTGGGCGTTATGCTCGAAGGAGAAGCCTTTTTGATTGCAGGTGCTTATTTAGCCCATCGAGGCTATTTTTCATTACCTGCGGTCATTGGTATAGCCGTACTTAGTTCGTTTGTTGTAACGCAGATCTATTTTTATCTGGGCCACCGCTACGGAAGAACATTCATCGAAAAACGACCCCGGTGGCAACAGCGATTTGATCGGGTAGAGCGGCTGCTGCATAAGTACGGAGCAGGTTTACTGCTTGTGTTTCGAGCGTTGTACGGATTACGGGCTGTAATTCCGGCGGCTGTGGGTTTGTCGGGGTACCCACTGGTCAAGTTCTTGGTGCTAAACGCCGTTGGTGCGCTTGTCTGGGCTTTGGTCATTGCCTTGGCGGGTAATGGCATCGCTCAGGTAGCCGAAGAACTATTCCACGAAATACGCTACCACGAGCGGACGGTCTTTTTTGTCGTGGCTGGATTAGGCGTGTTATGGGGCCTGTATCAGCTTTACCGCCAGCCTATGCTCAAGAAGTCAGCCAGACAGTAG